The following proteins come from a genomic window of Athalia rosae chromosome 1, iyAthRosa1.1, whole genome shotgun sequence:
- the LOC105685265 gene encoding protein groucho-like isoform X6, with the protein MSYGLNVEMHKQTEIAKRLNAIIAQILPFLSQEHQQQVATAVERAKQVTMTELNAIIGQQRPDISRMMQQMQAQHPGVAMGPHPGLPGLPGLGPAGGLPVPTSASAALLGLGLPPGAGAAPGGSAPHPLAILAKPEHHRGQSDDLKPNGGLNPAEERHRNSMSPAEREKYSRPRSTPDPQHHEHMHHKKMKKEQDKDIGHQSDGEKSDQDLVVDDASEGPNSPTANGTSSPRENGLDKMGPASVPMSSQVKKEVPPPSPRSGTSSNASTPSAKKMEEREKPPTPISKPVTPTSAGGSSSGSGGLKSSVSNKPLVSASAVGPYPQHYPPPHHPPAGPHVDMLGYPPGALNGYPARPPLQQLYDPHGGMRAPLGPLGVPGGKPAYSFHVSSEGQMQPVPFPPDALIGPGIPRHARQINTLTHGEVVCAVTISNPTKYVYTGGKGCVKVWDISQGGSGSAKPVSQLDCLQRDNYIRSVKLLPDGRTLIVGGEASNLSIWDLASPTPRIKAELTSSAPACYALAISPDSKVCFSCCSDGNIAVWDLQNQTLVRQFQGHTDGASCIDISADGSKLWTGGLDNTVRSWDLREGRQLQQHDFTSQIFSLGYCPTGEWLAVGMENSNVEVLHATKPDKYQLHLHESCVLSLRFASCGKWFVSTGKDNLLNAWRTPYGASIFQSKESSSVLSCDISTDDKYIVTGSGDKKATVYEVIY; encoded by the exons ATGTCGTACGGACTCAACGTCGAGATGCACAAACAG ACGGAAATAGCGAAGAGGCTGAACGCCATCATCGCCCAAATATTACCGTTCCTATCCCAGGAACATCAGCAGCAAGTTGCCACCGCTGTCGAAAGGGCGAAACAGGTCACGATGACGGAATTGAACGCCATCATTGGA CAACAGCGGCCTGATATCTCAAGAATGATGCAACAGATGCAAGCTCAACATCCAGGTGTGGCGATGGGACCTCATCCGGGTCTACCGGGTCTACCTGGACTCGGACCTGCCGGAGGACTTCCGGTACCGACCTCGGCGTCCGCGGCTCTCCTCGGACTCGGTCTTCCGCCAGGAGCCGGTGCGGCGCCCGGTGGCAGCGCACCGCATCCACTGGCCATCCTCGCTAAACCCGAACACCACAGAGGACAATCCGATGACCTCAAACCTAACGGAG GCCTGAATCCAGCTGAAGAGAGGCAT AGAAATTCGATGTCCCCGGCCGAAAGGGAGAAGTACAGCAGACCCAGGAGTACGCCGGACCCCCAGCACCACGAACATATGCATCataagaagatgaagaaagaaCAGGACAAGGATATCGGACAC CAGAGCGACGGTGAGAAAAGTGACCAGGACTTGGTGGTGGACGACGCGAGCGAGGGTCCGAACAGTCCAACGGCGAACGGAACGTCTTCGCCCAGAGAAAACGGCCTGGACAAAATGGGACCAGCTTCGGTGCCGATGAGCAGCCAAGTGAAGAAAGAGGTACCACCGCCGTCGCCGAGAAGCGGGACGAGCAGTAACGCGAGTACACCGTCGGCGAAAAAgatggaagagagagaaaaaccaCCAACGCCTATATCGAAACCGGTAACACCGACGTCCGCCGGTGGCAGTAGCTCTGGTTCCGGGGGATTGAAATCGTCCGTGTCAAACAAACCCCTCGTTTCCGCATCCGCCGTTGGACCTTATCCCCAACATTATCCACCGCCGCATCATCCACCTGCCGGACCCCACGTCGATATGCTCGGATATCCGCCTGGCGCTCTCAACGGATACCCCGCCAGACCTCCTCTTCAACAGTTGTACGACCCGCACGGAGGCATGAGGGCACCTTTAGGACCGCTGGGCGTACCGGGAGGAAAACC ggcGTACAGTTTCCACGTTTCCAGCGAGGGTCAAATGCAGCCGGTCCCTTTTCCCCCAGATGCCTTGATAGGTCCTGGCATACCTAGGCACGCGCGGCAAATAAATACATTGACACACGGGGAAGTTGTCTGCGCGGTAACCATATCGAACCCCACGAAGTACGTGTACACCGGCGGTAAAGGGTGCGTCAAAGTCTGGGACATCAGCCAAGGCGGAAGTGGAAGCGCAAAGCCGGTTTCCCAGCTCGATTGTCTCCAGAGGGACAACTATATCCGATCGGTGAAGCTCCTTCCGGACGGGAGGACGTTGATCGTCGGCGGAGAAGCTAGTAATCTCAGCATTTGGGACTTGGCGAGTCCCACGCCCCGGATAAAAGCGGAACTCACGTCCTCGGCGCCGGCCTGCTACGCCCTCGCGATATCCCCGGATTCTAAGGTCTGCTTCAGCTGCTGCAGCGACGGGAACATCGCGGTCTGGGACCTGCAGAACCAGACGCTGGTCCGACAGTTCCAAGGGCACACGGACGGTGCTTCTTGCATCGACATATCCGCCGACGGGTCGAAACTCTGGACGGGAGGACTCGACAACACGGTGAGATCTTGGGACCTCCGCGAAGGTCGGCAGCTGCAACAGCACGATTTCACATCCCAGATATTTTCACTGGGCTACTGTCCCACCGGCGAATGGCTCGCCGTTGGAATGGAGAACTCCAACGTCGAGGTTCTGCACGCTACCAAACCCGACAAGTACCAACTTCACCTTCACGAGTCATGCGTTCTGTCGCTGAGGTTCGCGTCCTGCGGGAAGTGGTTTGTCTCCACCGGAAAGGATAACCTTCTCAACGCCTGGCGCACGCCTTACGGAGCGTCTATATTCCAG tcGAAGGAATCCTCGTCGGTTTTGAGCTGTGACATCTCAACGGATGACAAATACATCGTGACTGGATCCGGTGACAAGAAGGCGACGGTCTACGAAGTGATATATTAG